Part of the Rhinoderma darwinii isolate aRhiDar2 chromosome 2, aRhiDar2.hap1, whole genome shotgun sequence genome, TGTGGTGTCGCTgggtgtgttgtgcggttcctggcgatgatgtgattggccggtgagtgcggtgtcgctgggtgtgttgtgcggttcctgGTGATGTGATTGGCCGGTGAGTGCGGTGTCGCTGGGTGTGTTCTGCGGTTCCTGGTGATGTGATTGGCCGGTGAGTGTGGTGTCGCTGGGTGTGTTGTGCAGTTCCTGGTGATGATGTGATTGGCCGGTGAGTGCGGTGTCGCTgggtgtgttgtgcggttcctggtgattatgtgattggccggtgagtgcggtgtcgctgggtgtgttgtgcggttcctggtgattatgtgattggccggtgagtgcggtgtcgctgggtgtgttgtgcggttcctTGTGATGATGTGATTGCGGTGTCGCTgggtgtgttgtgcggttcctggtgatgatgtgattggccggtgagtgcggtgtcgctgggtgtgttgtgcggttcctggcgatgatgtgattggccggtgagtgcggtgtcgctgggtgtgttgtgcggttcctggtgattatgtgattggccggtgagtgcggtgtcgctgggtgtgttgtgcggttcctgATGATGATGTGATTGGCCGGTGAGTGCGGTGTCGCTGGGTGTGTTGTGCGGTCCCTGATGATGATGTGATTGGCCGGTGAGTGCGGTGTCGCTgggtgtgttgtgcggttcctgatgatgatgtgattggccggtgagtgcggtgtcactgggtgtgttgtgcggttcctggtgatgatgtgattggctggtgagtgcggtgtcgctggttgtgttgtgcggttcctggtgattatgtgattggccggtgagtgcggtgtcgctgggtgtgttgtgcggttcctgatgatgatgtgattggccggtgagtgcggtgtcgctgggtgtgttgtgcggttcctTGTGATGATGGGATTGCGGTGTCGCTgggtgtgttgtgcggttcctgatgatgatgtgattggccggtgagtgcggtgtcgctgggtgtgttgtgcggttcctAGTGATGATGTGATTGGCTGGTGAGTGCGGTGTCGCTGGGTGTGTTGTGCGGTGTCGCTGGTTGTGTTGTGCGGTTCCTGGTGATGATGTGATTGGCCGGTGAGTGCGGTGTCGCTgggtgtgttgtgcggttcctggaaatgatgtgattggccggtgagtgcggtgtcgctgggtgtgttgtgcggttcctgGTGATGATGTGATTGGCCGGTGAGTGCGGTGTCGCTGGGTGTGTTGTGGGGTTCCTGTGGATGATGTGATTGGCCGGTGAGTGCGGTGTCGCTgggtgtgttgtgcggttcctggcgatgatgtgattggccggtgagtgcggtgtcactgggtgtgttgtgcggttcctggtgatgatgtgattggccggtgagtgcggtgtcgctgggtgtgttgtgcggttcctggtgatgatgtgattggccggtgagtgcggtgtcgctgggtgtgttgtgcggttcctggcgatgatgtgattggccggtgagtgcggtgtcactgggtgtgttgtgcggttcctggtgatgatgtgattggccggtgagtgcggtgtcgctgggtgtgttgtgcggttcctggtgattatgtgattggccggtgagtgcggtgtcgctgggtgtgttgtgcggttcctgatgatgatgtgattggccggtgagtgcggtgtcgctgggtgtgttgtgcggttcctTGTGATGATGGGATTGCGGTGTCGCTgggtgtgttgtgcggttcctgatgatgatgtgattggccggtgagtgcggtgtcgctgggtgtgttgtgcggttcctAGTGATGATGTGATTGGCTGGTGAGTGCGGTGTCGCTGGGTGTGTTGTGCGGTGTCGCTGGTTGTGTTGTGCGGTTCCTGGTGATGATGTGATTGGCCGGTGAGTGCGGTGTCGCTGGGTGTGTTGTGCCTTTCCTGGTGATGATGTGATTGGCCGGTGAGTGCGGTGTCGCTgggtgtgttgtgcggttcctgGCGATGATGTGATTGGCCGGTGAGTGCGGTGTCGCTGGGTGTGTTGTGGGGTTCCTGTGGATGATGTGATTGGCCGGTGGGTGCGGTGTCGCTgggtgtgttgtgcggttcctggcgatgatgtgattggccggtgagtgcggtgtcactgggtgtgttgtgcggttcctgatgatgatgtgattggccggtgagtgcggtgtcgctgggtgtgttgtgcggttcctggtgatgatgtgattggccggtgagtgcggtgtcgctgggtgtgttgtgcggttcctggtgatgatgtgattggccggtgagtgcggtgtcgctgggtgtgttgtgcggttcctgGTGATGTGATTGGCCGGTGAGTGCGGTGTCGCTGGGTGTGTTGTGGGGTTCCTGTGGATGATGTGATTGGCCGGTGAGTGCGGTGTCGCTgggtgtgttgtgcggttcctggtgatgtgattggccggtgagtgcggtgtcactgggtgtgttgtgcggttcctgatgatgatgtgattggctggtgagtgcggtgtcgctgggtgtgttgtgcggttcctgatgatgatgtgattggctggtgagtgcggtgtcgctgggtgtgttgtgcggttcctgatgatgatgtgattggccggtgagtgcggtgtcgctgggtgtgttgtgcggttcctggtgattatgtgattggccggtgagtgcggtgtcgctgggtgtgttgtgcggttcctgatgatgatgtgattggctggtgagtgcggtgtcgctgggtgtgttgtgcggttcctgatgatgatgtgattggccggtgagtgcggtgtcgctgggtgtgttgtgcggttcctgATGATGATGTGATTGGCTGGTGAGTGCGGTGTCGCTGGGTGTGCTGTGCGGTTCCTGATGATGATGTGATTGGCTGGTGAGTGCGGTGTCGCTGGGTGTGTTGTGGGGTTCCTGTGGATGATGTGATTGGCCGGTGAGTGCGGTGTCGCTGGGTGTGTTGTGGGGTTCCTGTGGATGATGTGATTGGCCGGTGAGCGCGGTGTCGCTgggtgtgttgtgcggttcctgatgatgatgtgattggccggtgagtgcggtgtcgctgggtgtgttgtgcggttcctgatgatgatgtgattggccggtgagtgcggtgtcgctgggtgtgttgtgcggttcctggtgatgatgtgattggccggtgagtgcggtgtcgctgggtgtgttgtgcggttcctgatgatgatgtgattggccggtgagtgcggtgtcgctgggtgtgttgtgcggttcctgatgatgatgtgattggccggtgagtgcggtgtcgctgggtgtgttgtgcggttcctgatgatgatgtgattggccggtgagtgcggtgtcgctgggtgtgttgtgcggttactggtgatgatgtgattggctggtgagtgcggtgtcgctgggtgtgttgtgcggttcctggtgatgatgtgattggctggtgagtgcggtgtcgctgggtgtgttgtgcggttcctggtgatgatgtgattggccggtgagtgtggtgtcgctgggtgtgttgtgcggttcctggtggtgatgtgattggccggtgagtgcggtgtcgctgggtgtgttgtgcggttcctgatgatgatgtgattggccggtgagtgcggtgtcgctgggtgtgttgtgcggttcctgatgatgatgtgattggctggtgagtgcggtgtcgctgggtgtgttgtgcggttcctggcgatgatgtgattggccggtgagtgcggtgtcgctgggtgtgttgtgcggttcctggtgatgatgtgattggccggtgagtgcggtgtcgttgggtgtgttgtgcggttcctggtgatgatgtgattggccggtgagtgcggtgtcgctgggtgtgttgtgcggttcctgatgatgatgtgattggccggtgagtgcggtgtcgctgggtgtgttgtgcggttcctggtgatgatgtgattggccggtgagtgcggtgtcgctgggtgtgttgtgcggttcctggtgattatgtgattggccggtgagtgcggtgtcgctgggtgtgttgtgcggttcctgatgatgatgtgattggccggtgagtgcggtgtcgctgggtgtgttgtgcggttcctggtgatgatgtgattggccggtgagtgcggtgtcgctgggtgtgttgtgcggttcctggtgattatgtgattggccggtgagtgcggtgtcgctgggtgtgttgtgcggttcctgatgatgatgtgattggccggtgagtgcggtgtcgctgggtgtgttgtgcggttcctgatgatgatgtgattggccggtgagtgcggtgtcgctgggtgtgttgtgcggttcctgatgatgatgtgattggccggtgagtgcggtgtcgctgggtgtgttgtgcggttcctgGCGATGATGTGATTGGCCGGTGAGTGCGGTGTTGCTGGGTTTATTGTCGCGGTCACATCTGCTCTTCTGGGATTTTTTGAAAACTGCAGCAAATATCTGTAATCATAGACCCGTGGCTGCCGCTATGTAACGCACACCGCTCCTGCGAGGGAGAAGCGCGCACAATACAGCCGGAAGTCTCCGTGTCTATAGTGTTCAGTGCTGATTCCAACGAAAACCATAAATGAAGCCGCTGCAAATAAACTTGATTCAAAATCtgctgttttgtgtctacagctcctatgccgacctatgtgtctccatggttacagactacaaacaaacccagtCTGATGCTGCAGTCACGTGTTACTCCCTCGGTCTCCTATTCTTGATAACTCAGACAGTAGAGGGAGTGGAGTAATGCGTGTCTATATGATAAGACtccgtaaccatggagacacatagctctgcataggagctgtagacatgaaactggagattttttttaatcaagactattttcaaatcgctttctttttttcttaaatGCATCGGAGCAAATGCAAATAAATGTTCTTGACCCTCCTGTCAGGGATGCGGCACTGGAATAACGTGACGACATCGTCAACAGAAACGCGCCGTCCAGTTTCCTCGCTCGGGTCAGCGGTTGAACAGTCCGACTCGCTGCAGGTTCCACGTAGAATATTGTGTGGATGAGACGAATCGTTTAAGTTGAAGAGATTTCCGGGAGGGCACCGGACACACCGATTCTGCGGCACGTGGAGCCGGCGACTACTCCGACTGGAAGATGCTGCGGCCACTCAGTCACCAGGAAGAACTGCCATTTATAAGGCAGAGGAGACATTGCGGCCGGCTGAATCCTGGATCGGACTTCTGCCCGGACTTCTCCGGTCCCGCCAACATCCGCTGGCGTGTTGTAAACCTGCTGCCACTTGTTATCCAAAaccagaaaaacatggctgctttcttctaaaaacagcgccacacctgtctgtAGGTTGTTTgttgtattgcagcttagccccattcacgaatcagccatgtttttcgaattctggacaacccctttaagaaggaattctggggggggggggggggtcccagtcaTCTTGCAGAACTGATTGTGACACATTGTAACGAAGTACAAAGAATCAGTGGAGCACAAATCTATGCCCTCCACTGCAGGCTTATTGATCGTATTTACACTGATGCCTTGCAACAAACTGTCagttgtgtgagcaggactagttcagcttctgaatgtaaacaagaatatttccattcaccgacagcaaacagaaaccttttgaaatatatatattagaaatgtctagaatttttttttttataattaaagggTTTTCTTCAAGTACATCCAAAAAATGTATCACTCGGCTCCTAAACGTGCAGTCTAAGGCGCCAAAGTGTAAATCCCGGAGGCTGCCGCATAGAGAGATCTAAACCTGAGATTCTGTgtccctgcagccgccactagggggagcctacTGTAAACTGTTACTATTACTGAGATCAATGTAAGACTATACtgtgagctccccctactggtggtTGCAGAAATGTAGAACGCATCATTTCTGTTGGCGCTGCCACTGGGCGGTCCACAGTTTAGTGTAAATGATTTATTTTACATGCAATAACGATGGATTTTAAAATTTTGCGGCTAAATGAAGTCACGTAAGCCTGGCGCCCGGATACTTACCGGTTGTCACCTTATGACGTGTGGCCAATTGTAATAACGCGGCATGAGATATTAACCCATGAAActcattttaaaaagtttattcatTTTCTGTGTAAAGGTAAAAAATTCCTTGCCAGGTAAATGAGCGTCGATCGATTTATGCAGCCCGTTGATCGGTCCTCAGAATGAACGGGGACAGATTAATGCGATGGACCGTCCCCGTACGTCCTGTCGGCAGCACAGCTCTCTTTACACGGGTGTATGTGCTTCCGATAAGGGACCATTTTTTGGGCCGGGGCAATgattggggacgagcgctcgtatgACGCgctcgatcattggcccgtgtcatATATCCCGTTGAGGGGACTGGACGCACgcgcagtgatgatgatgatgatgatactcCGTGTGTAATGTCTCTTTATAATCCGTCATTCTGTTTCAGTCTTACAGGCTGTCTCTATCAAGTCGTTCAAGCAACTGGACTGCAAGGGTCGAACGTTCTCAAGCTCCTCCCGGTACTGAAATCCAAGGATAATCCCGTTCCCGCGGTGCCCTCTCCATCCACGCCCGGCGCGCCTGTGCTAAATGTACCTCAAACAGTCATTTCCTCACCACAAGTCTCCATCGTATCGCGCCCCGGCGCTGTGAGCGTGCCGCTGGCACCGGCGCCCGCCGTAGGGAACTATTTTATCGCGGCGCAGAATAATCTTACCAACAGTCTCCATGTTGAAAATCCATTTTCGGTAAGTCAGGAAGCGACTTTATTCTTGGATAATTCACAACTGACTTTTCCATCAAATTCTGTGCCGGGAAACCCAACGCTCATCATGATGAATACGAAAGCAGCCGGTCCTGCAAAACCGACCCCCATGTTACCCTCCGGACACTCGCTGCAAATACCGTCTCATGCCGAAGTGATAACCCTTCCGGTTTCTTCGCTGCCCTTCTCCATCCAGCAAAAAATACTCCCCCAGGGGAACTGCTCCGACCTCAGCAAGATCCCCTCCGTTATCTACGTGTCGCCGGTAAATACTGTCAAATCCATGAACAAACagagctccctgcttcttccGGTCCCGAATACCCCGAGTATAAGCTCCGCGACAAAATCGCCTCGGCAAATGCCGCCCTCCAGCGGGACGGAAACCCCTAAAGGACCCATGAAATGGTTTGTCCAGGAAAGCCAGGAGTCTGCCGCCTGCATCGTTCCCGTCAAGTCCTCCAATGATACGGCTTCAAAAATTCTACAGATGATGTCGAAAACCAAGAAGGAGGACGTGAACCTGACCAATGCCGATCACTCGAAGATCGTGCAAATAAAGGACAACGCCCTCGTGATGTGTAACAATAAAATTTTCTTCTTGACCAAAAAAGGGTCCGAGTTCCTCGACGCAGGAGGTAAAAATCTGGCACCTGTGCAGCCCCCGGACAAACCAGCGGCACTGCTCGATCCGATGAAAGACCTGTCCAATAAAGTGGTGCAAGTGGTACTTTCCAAAAACAAGGCTCCCCCTCCAAGCGCTAAAGAGTCGGTACAGTCCAATGTCGTAAGTACCGCAAAACCCAAAAGGAAGAGTTCTACCCCTCGAGCTGTTAGAGGGGACCCCGTCATTTATATTCCCGACGATGAGGACTGCGTCTCTGTGAAGCCTGCGGACCCCCCGATGGTCCCTGCCAGCGCCTCGGCAGCAACCGCCGCTGATAAAGGTGACTCTGTGAGGAAAAATGATCAGGTGGGTGCAATATTAATTCTGGAAATGCATTCATCAGAGGAAATGAACCGCGGCCGTGTTCACCGGGTTATATCCTCTGCccatcatttttctttttaaaggacaCTGCGCCTACAGTCTATTTTCCCTCCTCGCAGGTGAATGcagtctattgttctctgttatcggcCGTTCGATGCTTTGAAACGGACTGTAATGTTCTCCATATCATAAAGTAATATTTGTATAGAGTAATTGTATTATACATGGTCCAGGGCTGCCGCCGGGGTGACTGGCATTGCCCTGATGACTGGGTTTTGCTACTTGCCGTTCGTAGATCCCGGTACTGATTGCGTGGATCTGAGGACGGTCTCCGACATCATCCAGCGTCCTTTGTCTCCGCAGGAGAGAAGGCGGGTCTGTCgcataaaactttatttaaatcgCTTCTCAACCGGGTTGTGTGGCGCCGATCTTACAAGATTTATTTAGCCTGGTAACGATGCCCACAGTGACGGTTACTCATCTTTCTACAGACCCTGAGCGGGCATTGTCCTGTAGAGTCTCGTGCTGCACGGCATATACAAGTGTCAGAATATAGGACTGTAGTAAAGATGATCCTGACGCTCCGGCTGAACGATTGTGTGGGTCCAGTGCGTGGAATTATGGGAGGCGGCAGTGACTACATgcgcatgttacatataccctgtcatTAGCATCAGTAACCTATATATCTATATCTGAACGTCTTGTTGCAAGACATATtgcacttaaaagggttgtccagtcccaaagGATTGGCCATCAGTATGTGATTggccggggtccgactcccgatcATCTGTACAAGAGCTgtgtccccttcaaaacagctgatctgccggtagtcggaccccgaccgatcacatattgactgtctatcctgaggataggccatacatttttttaggatctggacaacccctttaaaagggttgtcccggcATATAATATTAAATGAGCAATGTTTTCCGTTTTCATGAtgttaaaaaaatagatatagatCCAGTAAGGAGTTCTGATATTTACATAGTGCGGCCCCGCCTGGTGTATAGCAGCGTGCACGTCCACCTGATGAGCTGAGAGCTGGTGGACACACATGCTCCGTTACTCAGCCAGGTCTCCGCACACTGATCCTCCGTTAattgcagagcagccaatagaaaaaaaactctgtcctgcttgtcagggaaggagcagagcctctgcagtagcatggcagtataaaTACTGACCCTGGTATGATCTACATTGGTGCTGATTGAAGGGAttgtccatttaaaaaaaaaaaaaaaaaacattgccataATAGCGGGTGTCCTCTGTTgcagatcctcatctcttggtcagagtggagagcggttacatagagcatctctctctcactggaggacccgtcctgtacTACACAAACACATTGATAGGAATGGAcactgtaatacttaatttctcctgtggtggcgctgcaggaatactgaacacttactgccaggtttccccacagatcacagctgatcgctggggatctcagcagggggacactttgtgatctgcttatggtCAAGGGACCCatcttaggctaaattcacacacagcgtaaGCACTGATGAATTTCCGTGCAGAAGTTCCGCAGCATTTTCGCAAGACATTTGGACATGCGGTTCCTCGCTGCAGGTCGGTTTCCGCGCTTTTCTTCACctttttttccgcagcgcgtggatgagatttgttcaatgtaATTTGTTTTACTGTAATACGATAcatggaaattctgcagtatttccgctacgtgtgaactgagcctGACCAGTACGGATTGTCCAAGGCAGACGCGCAGCCCCATGTGCTATACTGTGATTGTATTATGAGACTGTATGGACTCCGCGTTACGCGCGCAGCCCCATGTGCTATACTGTGATTGTATTATGAGACTGTATGGACTCTGCGTTACGCGCGCAGCCCCATGTGCTATACTGTGATTGTATTATGAGACTGTATGGACTCCGCGTTACGCGCGCTGCCCCATGTGCTATACTGTGATTGTATTATGAGACTGTATAGACTCTGCGTTACGCGCGCTGCCCCATGTGCTATACTGTGATTGTATTATGAGACTGTATAGACTCTGCGTTACGCGCGCAGCCCCATGTGCTATACTGTGATTGTATTATGAGACTGTATGGACTCCGCGTTACGCGCGCTGCCCCATGTGCTATACTGTGATTGTATTATGAGACTGTATAGACTCTGCGTTACGCGCGCTGCCCCATGTGCTATACTGTGATTGTATTAGGAGACTGTATAGACTCCGCGTTACGCGCGCAGCCCCATGTGCTATACTGTGATTGTATTATGAGACTGTATAGACTCTGCGTTACGCGCGCTGCCCCATGTGCTATACTGTGATTGTATTAGGAGACTGTATAGACTCCGCGTTACGCGCGCTGCCCCATGTGCTATACTGTGATTGTATTATGATACTGTATAGACTCCGCGTTACGCGCGCTGCCCCATGTGCTATACTGTGATTGTATTAGGAGACTGTATAGACTCCGCGTTACGCGCGCAGCCCCATGTGCTATACTGTGATTGTATTATGATACTGTATAGACTCCGCGTTACGCGCGCTGCCCCATGTGCTATACTGTGATTGTATTAGGAGACTGTATAGACTCCGCGTTACGCGCGCAGCCCCATGTGCTATACTGTGATTGTATTATGAGACTGTATAGACTCTGCGTTACGCGCGCAGCCCCATGTGCTATACTGTGATTGTATTAGGAGACTGTATAGACTCCGCGTTACGCGCGCTGCCCCATGTGCTATACTGTGATTGTATTAGGAGACTGTATAGACTCCGCGTTATGCGCGCAGCCCCATGTGCTATACTGTGATTGTATTATGAGACTGTATAGACTCCGCGTTACGCGCGCAGCCCCATGTGCTATACTGTGATTGTATTATGAGACTGTATAGACTCTGCGTTACGCGCGCAGCCCCATGTGCTATACTGTGATTGTATTATGATACTGTATAGACTCCGCGTTACGCGCACAGCCCCGCTGTGTTGTATTCGTATCGTCGCGGTGCAGACGTCTTATCTTTGTTTTATGTTTTCGCAGCCGCTCCCCGAGTCACGAGAGACAGAAATCACAACTGCTGCAAAGTCTCCGGAGCTGAACAGGATGGATGATAGAAGCTGGAGGCTAAAGTTTGGTTTATTGAAGAAAGAAAAGATTATCGTGAGGAAGATTCCTCTAGTGCGGGCGCAGGGCCCATCCAGGTCTGACGCAGGTCCCCAGAAGGACCCGAGTTCTCCTGTTGGGCAGGACATGGCGGTGAGTCCTTTACGGCTTCACTTGTAGCTGCCTCTTGGTTGTCCGGCCTTTGTTAACCGTTTCCTGCCCCGTGACTTGATAGTACAGCCCGGTCAGCTGGTGGTTCCTGCGCTCCGCTGTACTATTACATCACGGTTATGATGCAGGAGCGGCGTCCGCGCCATCACAAGCGGCTGCAACTTACAGCTAACGTCCCACTGTAGCGGCCGGGATTGCAGGTTACTCTGGCTGTTTTACCCCtccgatgccatggtcaatagtggCTGTGATACCTACGGAGTCTAACAGAGGGAGAGGGCTCTCTCCCACCCCATCCAGTGCCT contains:
- the LRIF1 gene encoding ligand-dependent nuclear receptor-interacting factor 1, encoding MSNLQKLPVRTVPTNQCLTGCLYQVVQATGLQGSNVLKLLPVLKSKDNPVPAVPSPSTPGAPVLNVPQTVISSPQVSIVSRPGAVSVPLAPAPAVGNYFIAAQNNLTNSLHVENPFSVSQEATLFLDNSQLTFPSNSVPGNPTLIMMNTKAAGPAKPTPMLPSGHSLQIPSHAEVITLPVSSLPFSIQQKILPQGNCSDLSKIPSVIYVSPVNTVKSMNKQSSLLLPVPNTPSISSATKSPRQMPPSSGTETPKGPMKWFVQESQESAACIVPVKSSNDTASKILQMMSKTKKEDVNLTNADHSKIVQIKDNALVMCNNKIFFLTKKGSEFLDAGGKNLAPVQPPDKPAALLDPMKDLSNKVVQVVLSKNKAPPPSAKESVQSNVVSTAKPKRKSSTPRAVRGDPVIYIPDDEDCVSVKPADPPMVPASASAATAADKGDSVRKNDQPLPESRETEITTAAKSPELNRMDDRSWRLKFGLLKKEKIIVRKIPLVRAQGPSRSDAGPQKDPSSPVGQDMAVPAETQPHQLKRKSANQQTVKDSKKQKSAEDRDPNPDSATPDVPTNSPSFGFSHNSAPGGRSPPVHLETTEKSSSTRSALHSGEEEPCPADSEDFQIDQDIPGPVSEVSLPSQRFHIETLSSLYPDETTKDEKIQRLKEVLKEREKALEALRRQKKP